Below is a window of Planctomycetes bacterium MalM25 DNA.
TGAACGATCGACAGATACTTCTGCAAGGGGAGTGGGTGCGAGCTGCCGGGCGAGGATCCGGCGGCTCGCCATTTGTTGCGAGGTTCGCTCTGGGGACGCCGTCCGACTCTGCCAGCGAACTGCGTGTCCGAGTAAGGTGGGGACCACTGCGGCGAGTCCCGCCGCGCCTTCCCCATCACGAACTCCCTCCCCGCCCCAAGATGATCGAATTGCCCGCCGGCACGCTCGGTTTGGTTTTTGATTGCGATGGCACGCTCGTCGACTCGATGCCGTTGCACGTCCTCCTCTGGAACGAGTGCCTGGCGCCCCACGGCGTGCAGGTCCCCAAGGCTTTCATCGATACCCACGCCGGCCGGCCCACCGACGTGATCGTCGAGATCATCAACCGCGAGCACGGTCTCTCGATCGACCCGGTTGCTTTCGAGGAGGAGAAGGAAGGCCGATTCCGCGAGCGGATCGCCGAGGTTGGTCCGATCGAACCAGTCGTCGCCACCGCGCGGCGTTGGCGGGGCGAGTTGCCGATGGCGGTGGTCTCGGGCGGCGTGCGCGAGAACGTCGTCGAGTCGTTGAAAGCGATCGACGCGCTCGATTGGTTTGAGGTCTTGCTCACCGCCAGCGATCCGATCGCCCCGAAGCCGGCGCCCGATCTGTTTCTGGCCGCAGCCGACCGGATCAAAGTGGATCCCGAGAGGTGCCACGCGTTCGAAGACGCCGACGCCGGGATCGATGCGGCCCGCGCCGCGGGGATGACGGTGACCGATGTGCGCGAAGTGCCAATCAATCAGGTTGCGGGCTAGCTTAGCAGCAACCCCGACCAAGCTTGGTCGGGGCTATCGAGGTTTCTGCGAGAGCGTACGGCACTTGTGACGCGCGAGTATCCATGTCAAGAAACTTGCGATAAAGAGTGGGAGCCACGCAACGGCTGCTGCTAGCTGACTCTCGACTCGTTGAGCGATCCCCGCAGGATCAGCGGACCCTGCCTGACGTGAAACGTCATCGAACGTCGCCATCATCCCGAAGGCCGTTCCAACGAACGAAAGCAGAAGCAGCAATAAGCACAGCCAACCCGCAACCGAGCGCACGCGGATCCATGTCTTAAGCTGGGAGTCGGTCACGCAAGATCTCTGGGCTCACTCTTCGTCGAACGCGATCTTCAGGATTTCGAACTTGTTGAGGCCCGCGGGCACCTCGACCTCGGCCTTCTCGCCAACCTTCTTGCCGATCAGCCCCTGGGCGAGCGGGCTGGTGACGTTGATCTTGCCGTCGTCGAAGTCCTCCTCCCCGGCGCCAACGAGGGTGAACTCCTCGGTGTCGCCGAAGTCGAGGTCCTTCACGGTGACCGTGCAGCCGAAGACGACTTCGTCCTTCGGCAGCTTCGACATATCGACGATCTCCGCCCGGCTGAGCTTGTCCTTCAGCAGGTTGATCTTCGCCTGCAGCATGCCCTGCGACTCGCGGGCGCCGTGGTACTCGGCGTTCTCCTTGAGGTCACCCTCGGCGCGGGCCTCGGCGATCCGCTTGGTGACTTCTGGCATCTTCTCGTTCTCGAGCACGTCGAGCTCGGCCCGCAGCTTGTCGTAGCCGATGCGGGTCATGGGGATGATGTCAGACATGGCGGAAGCGGGAGGTTGGGTGTGGCGGGGCAGGGCTCGCTGTCCTTGCCTTTCTGCTCTGGTAAATAAAAAACAACAGGGCCCTCTGGGGCCCTGCTGTCAGTCGGTTAGCTTGTCGGATCGTGAAGCCTGTGTAAAGGCCCTTTCGTCACTCCGGCAGGTACAGCAGCACGCCGCACGACTTGCAAAAGACCGGTTTTGACTGGCGGAGGTTGTCCTGCATTTGCAGGGTGGTCGACTGGCCGCAGCCCTGGCAGACGCCGTCCTCGAAGGGCGCCAGGCCGTCGGGGCCCTTCGCGGTCACCACGCGGCGGTAGTCCTGCTTGAAGTCGCCCGGCAGCTGTTTCTCCGCCTCGGCCAGATCGCCCTCCAGGCGGGTCACTTCGGCGCGCAGCGTCTCGGCGGTGGCGGCGATGTTCGTCTCGACCTTCTTCAGTTCGGCCTGGCCGGCGGCGAGGCGTTCTTGGTGGCGGCCGACTTCGGCGACTTCCTCGTCCACGCGGGCCAGCAGCTCGAGTGTCTCGTCCTCGAGGACGCTCGCCGCCATCCGGCCGGCGGCGATCTGCTCGGTGAGTGTCTGGTACTCCTGGTTGCTCTTCGCGCTGTTGAGCTGGCCCTCCCACTTGCTGATGCGGTCTTCCTGCGACTTGATGTCGACTTGCTTGGCGTCGGCCGCTTTGCGGGTCGATTGGACCAGGTTCTTGGCGGCCGTCAGGTCGGCCTCCATCTGAGCCACGCTCGCCCGGTGGGCGGCGACCGTCTTCGGGCCCCGGTCGAGGCGTCCGCGCAGGTCGGACAATTGGCTGTGCAGCCGGTGCAGCTCGCGCAAGGCGGCGGCGGTGACATTCGACATCGAGTGATCTCAAAGAACGGGCGCTAGGGAGCCCCCGTTTATGCGGTGTCGCGCCGCAGTTAACAAGCCCCGGGCGGATTGACGGGCCCTATAGAAAACGGCGGGCGGGGCCACGGCCCCGCCCGCCGGCGGTTTCTTATGGTGCTGGGGCAACTCAGGCGGCCACGGGCAGCGACTGGTCGCCGTCGTCGCTCGCCGTTTCGATCTCGAAGCCCTCGGGCGCCTCGGGGACGAAGCTGGAGAGCATGCCACTGCGGACCGGGTTCTGCAGCTTGGCGACCGCCTTGGCCTCGATCTGGCGGACCCGCTCGCGGGTCACCTTGAAGATGCGGCCGACCTCTTCCAGCGTGTAGCTGTAGCCGTCCGCCAGACCGTAGCGGAGGCGGATGATTTCGCGTTCGCGGAAGGTGAGGGTCTTGAGCAGTTCCTCGATCCGCTCACGCAGCAAGCCGTTGTTGGCCAGCTTCGACGGGTTGTCGGTCGCGTGGTCCTCGACGAAGTCGCCGAACGAGCAGTCGTCGCCGTCGCCCACGGGGCGGTCGAGGCTCACCGGGTGGCGGCCGATGTCGAGCACGCGCTCGGTCTCCTCGAGCGGCACCTCCGACGCGAGCGAGATCTCCTCGTACGTCGGCTCGCGGCCCAGCTCCTGCTGCAGCTTCTTCGCCGTGTTCCGCAGCTTGGTGAGCACGTCGATCATGTGGACCGGGATGCGGATCGTGCGGGCCTGATCCGCGATCGCCCGCGTGATCGCCTGACGGATCCACCACGTGGCGTACGTGCTGAACTTGAAGCCGCGGCGGTACTCGTACTTGTCGACCGCCCGCATCAGGCCCGTGTTGCCCTCCTGGATCAGGTCGAGGAACGAGAGGCCGCGGTTGCGGTACTTCTTGGCGATCGACACCACCAGCCGCAGGTTTCCGCTGGAGAGTTCACGCTTCGTGTTCTCGAACTCACGGTACTGCTTGCGGGCCGTCTCCGCCCGTCGGCGGAGGCTCGCGGGGCTCTCCAGCACCCGCTTGGTGATCTGCAGCAGCTCCGCCTTCACCGAGTGGATCTTATCGGTCGGAGCCCCGGCGGCCTTCAAATCGGCCAGCTCACGTCGAACCTCATCGATGCGGTCAGCGAACCCTTCCAGGTCCTTGATCAGCGGGCTGACCCGCTTGCTGCGGAGGCTCAGTTCCTCGACGAGCGTCAGCATCTTATCGCGGCGGCGGAGGTAGCGAGTGCGAGCCTCTTGCTTCTCGTCCTTAGTGAGGCGGTTATCGACTTGCTTCGCGTAATCAGCACGCTGTTGCTCCATCATCCCCCGCAGCGTCCGCAGGTTGTGCGGCATGCGGGCAGAGACTTGTTCCTTCGTCAGGCGTTCGGTGAGCGACACCTTGATGGTGCGGTCGAACGGCAGCTCGCCCTCCTGCACCTTCTCGAGCGTCTTGACCGTCGCCTCCAACGCGTAGAACGAGCGGAGCAGGTTGCGGCGGAAACGCTTGCGGGTCAGCTCGATCTTCTTGGCGAGGTTGATCTCTTCCTCACGCGTGAGCAGCGGGATCTCCGCCATCTGCGAGAGGTACATGCGGATCGGGTCGCTTGACGAGGTCGGCAGGCCGTCTCGCAGCAGGGCGGAGCGGTCGCCCTCGCTCAGTTCGGGCTCGAGGAACCGCGGCTTCTTGCCGGCCGGCTCGCGGAGCTCGTAACCGAGCCCCTCGACCATCGACAAGAGGGCGTTGATCTGCTCGACGCCGTAGGTCTCGTCGGGCAGGTAATCGTAGACCTGATCGTAGAGGAGGTAGCCCTGCTTCTTGGCGAGCTTGGAGAGGCGGCAGAGCGTGGCGTCGACGCCGCCCGGGATGCCGGCCGGGGGGCCTTCGGGCATCTCCATGCGGGAGGGGCGTCCGTCGCTGACGAAATCGCCGGTCGGGCCGACCAGCGGCTGGCGTTCCGCTTCGAGCGGCGCCTCGGGGGTGGCGTCGGTCTCGACCTCGGCCACGGAGCCCTCGACTTCGGGGCCCTCGGATTCGGGGCCCGTGTAGAGGGTAAGCGGGCTCTCTTCTTGGGTCGCGGGCAGCATGGGTCAACTCCTGGCGCGCCTCGTGCGCGTCGATCGAGGTGACGGTTGGCGGCCGGGCGATCCTGAGCTTGCGGGAGCGTCAGGTTCGTTCGGCCTCACCGGCGAGACACCCTATCCATCCGTGGACGGGGAACCAGCCTCGCGGCGTTTGCGCGAAGCGAACAGGGCGGCGACCGCCTCGTCCGCTTCGCCTTCGCGTAGCTCTCCTTTTTGAACGGCGGAGATCCGTTGGCCACGCTCGGCGCCCTCCTGGCGTCGGTCGCGGCTCTGCAGCAAATCCTTGAGTCGTTGTTCGGGGTTGCTCTTCGCCCGGGCGGAGCCCATCTCGTCGAGCTCGACCAGCAGCGTCTGCCGGTGCGGCTCCAACGCGAGCATGAGTCGGTCGTACGTGGCCGGACCGCTCTCGGCGACCCGGCGGAACAGGACGAACAGCTCGCGGGCGGAGGCCGACGAGAAGTCGATCTCGCCCAGCTCCTCGATCAGCCGTTGAGCGAACGCCTGGTCGGCGAGCATCAGCTCGAGCGCCTCGCGTTCCCAAACGGGCAGCTCGCTCGCCCGCTGGCGGCGGGCGACCGGTTGTTCGGGCTCTACGTTGTAAGCCGGCGCGACTAGCGGCTTCTGGCTGGCGGCCCGACGCAGGTCGCGGAGACGCCCGCGGAGGTTCTCTTCCGGCAGGTGGAAGTGACGCGACAACCGGCCGACCACCGACTGCTCGCGCAGCACGGCGGTGCTGTCCGCCTCGCCCAGGGCGGCGTTCGTCTTCGCGAGGGTCGTGAGCACTTGCTCAACGGCCCGCGAAGCGGCGTGCGTGTTGTCGGCCGAGAGGACCATTCCGTCGGTCACGCTCTGCAGTTCATGTTCGAGTGCATCCGGGGCCCGGCTGACCAGGTCCGCGAACTTGTCGCCTCCATGCGACGCTACAAAATCACACGGATCGAGTCCGTCAGGCAAGGTCAGAATCCGCAGATCGATCGGATAAGCGATAAACATTTTGAGCAGCTCGCTAGCACGCTTGCGTCCCGCCTCGTCCCCGTCGAGCACCAGCACCAGGCGATCGGTGAACCGTCGGACCAGCTTCAGGTGCCCCTCGCCCATCGCCGTGCCGCAGCAGGCGACCACGTTCTGCACGCCCGCTTGGTGGCAGGCGATCACGTCGGTGTAGCCTTCCACGACGACCAGCTCGTCCTTCTTGGCGATCGCGTCGCGCGCCTGGTCGAGCGCGTACAGCGTGTTGCTCTTCGAGTAGACGGGCGTCTCCGACGAGTTCACGTACTTGGCGGGCGTGTAACCGTCGCGTTGCTCACGCTTTGCTAGCTCCGGCAGCACCCGCCCGCCGATCGCGACCGGCCGAGACCGCACGTCGCGGATCGGGAAGAGCAGCCGCCCGCGGAACTGGTCGTACCAGCCGTCGCCCGACTGGCGCGAGGCGATCAGGTTCACGCGTTCCAGCACCGCGGGCGAGTAGCCCGCCGAGGGGCCCTGCTTCAGCAGCCAGTCCCAGCCCGTGGGGGCGAAACCGATGCGGAACCGATTGATCGATTCCGCCGAGACGCCGCGTTCCACGAGGTAGTCGCGCGCGGGCTGCGCGTGCTGAGCCTCCTGGAGGCACTGGTGGTAACGCTCCTCGGCCCACGCCATGGCGGCGAGCAGCGTCTTCTTGTCGCCGGGCGAGCCGGGCTCGGCCCGCGGGCCGGCGTGCGCTGGCGCCAGGTCGATGCCCGCTCGGTCGGCGAGCTGCTCGAGCGCTTCGCGGAAATCGAGGTTCTCCATCCGCATGAGGAAGGAGAAGACGTCGCCGCCAATATCGCATGGCCAACACTTGAACGACTGGCGCTCGGGGTTGATCTGCAGGCTCGGCTTCGAGTCATCGTGCCAAGGACATAGGGAGACATAACCGCGGCCTTGCCGCCGCAGTTGCAGGTAGCTGCCCGCCAGATCGACGATGTCGGTCGCCTGGCGGACGATCTCCTTGGCGTCGTCCGACCGGATCGGGCCGGGATTCCCGGGGTTCGAGTTCACAGCGATCCCTCGCGTACGGCCTGGGGCCAACGGTTCTAGTTGCCCGCCAGGCGTCCGACGCGGACGGTCAGCTCTTTGTCGATTGGCTTGCCGTTCTCGAGACGGCGGACCAGCACCTTGGCGTCGGCGCCAACCTCGGTCGAGGCGATCTGTTGGCTCAACACGGTCGGGTCGAACGCCCGGTGATCGTTCCAGCGGAGGATCACATCGTTGTTGCGGAGGCCGGCGTCGGAGGCCGGCGTATTATTCTGCAGACGCGTGACGATCACCCCTTCACCCTGATCGAGGCCGAGTTGCTTGCGGACCGTGCTGCTCGGCTTCTGCGGCGAGACGCCGAGGAAGCCCCGCTCGACGTAGCCCTTTTCGCGGATCTCCTCGTACTGCTCGTTGGCGAGCTCGCTGGGGATCGAGAAGCTCACGCCGCGGAAAGACTGACCGATGATCATCGTGTTCACACCGACCACCTCGCCCGAAAGGTTGACCATGGGGCCGCCCGAGTTGCCCGGGTTCACCGCGACGTCGGACTGGAAGAACTCTTGGTAGACATCGTCGGTCACGCCGCTGCTGCGGCGGCGGGCGG
It encodes the following:
- the yqaB gene encoding Fructose-1-phosphate phosphatase YqaB, which translates into the protein MIELPAGTLGLVFDCDGTLVDSMPLHVLLWNECLAPHGVQVPKAFIDTHAGRPTDVIVEIINREHGLSIDPVAFEEEKEGRFRERIAEVGPIEPVVATARRWRGELPMAVVSGGVRENVVESLKAIDALDWFEVLLTASDPIAPKPAPDLFLAAADRIKVDPERCHAFEDADAGIDAARAAGMTVTDVREVPINQVAG
- the greA gene encoding Transcription elongation factor GreA, translating into MSDIIPMTRIGYDKLRAELDVLENEKMPEVTKRIAEARAEGDLKENAEYHGARESQGMLQAKINLLKDKLSRAEIVDMSKLPKDEVVFGCTVTVKDLDFGDTEEFTLVGAGEEDFDDGKINVTSPLAQGLIGKKVGEKAEVEVPAGLNKFEILKIAFDEE
- a CDS encoding Putative zinc ribbon domain protein, with the translated sequence MSNVTAAALRELHRLHSQLSDLRGRLDRGPKTVAAHRASVAQMEADLTAAKNLVQSTRKAADAKQVDIKSQEDRISKWEGQLNSAKSNQEYQTLTEQIAAGRMAASVLEDETLELLARVDEEVAEVGRHQERLAAGQAELKKVETNIAATAETLRAEVTRLEGDLAEAEKQLPGDFKQDYRRVVTAKGPDGLAPFEDGVCQGCGQSTTLQMQDNLRQSKPVFCKSCGVLLYLPE
- the sigA_3 gene encoding RNA polymerase sigma factor SigA codes for the protein MLPATQEESPLTLYTGPESEGPEVEGSVAEVETDATPEAPLEAERQPLVGPTGDFVSDGRPSRMEMPEGPPAGIPGGVDATLCRLSKLAKKQGYLLYDQVYDYLPDETYGVEQINALLSMVEGLGYELREPAGKKPRFLEPELSEGDRSALLRDGLPTSSSDPIRMYLSQMAEIPLLTREEEINLAKKIELTRKRFRRNLLRSFYALEATVKTLEKVQEGELPFDRTIKVSLTERLTKEQVSARMPHNLRTLRGMMEQQRADYAKQVDNRLTKDEKQEARTRYLRRRDKMLTLVEELSLRSKRVSPLIKDLEGFADRIDEVRRELADLKAAGAPTDKIHSVKAELLQITKRVLESPASLRRRAETARKQYREFENTKRELSSGNLRLVVSIAKKYRNRGLSFLDLIQEGNTGLMRAVDKYEYRRGFKFSTYATWWIRQAITRAIADQARTIRIPVHMIDVLTKLRNTAKKLQQELGREPTYEEISLASEVPLEETERVLDIGRHPVSLDRPVGDGDDCSFGDFVEDHATDNPSKLANNGLLRERIEELLKTLTFREREIIRLRYGLADGYSYTLEEVGRIFKVTRERVRQIEAKAVAKLQNPVRSGMLSSFVPEAPEGFEIETASDDGDQSLPVAA
- the dnaG gene encoding DNA primase, which codes for MNSNPGNPGPIRSDDAKEIVRQATDIVDLAGSYLQLRRQGRGYVSLCPWHDDSKPSLQINPERQSFKCWPCDIGGDVFSFLMRMENLDFREALEQLADRAGIDLAPAHAGPRAEPGSPGDKKTLLAAMAWAEERYHQCLQEAQHAQPARDYLVERGVSAESINRFRIGFAPTGWDWLLKQGPSAGYSPAVLERVNLIASRQSGDGWYDQFRGRLLFPIRDVRSRPVAIGGRVLPELAKREQRDGYTPAKYVNSSETPVYSKSNTLYALDQARDAIAKKDELVVVEGYTDVIACHQAGVQNVVACCGTAMGEGHLKLVRRFTDRLVLVLDGDEAGRKRASELLKMFIAYPIDLRILTLPDGLDPCDFVASHGGDKFADLVSRAPDALEHELQSVTDGMVLSADNTHAASRAVEQVLTTLAKTNAALGEADSTAVLREQSVVGRLSRHFHLPEENLRGRLRDLRRAASQKPLVAPAYNVEPEQPVARRQRASELPVWEREALELMLADQAFAQRLIEELGEIDFSSASARELFVLFRRVAESGPATYDRLMLALEPHRQTLLVELDEMGSARAKSNPEQRLKDLLQSRDRRQEGAERGQRISAVQKGELREGEADEAVAALFASRKRREAGSPSTDG